The proteins below come from a single Myripristis murdjan chromosome 10, fMyrMur1.1, whole genome shotgun sequence genomic window:
- the LOC115367043 gene encoding selenoprotein H-like gives MAPKTGRRGVKRRAEEAAEERVEVEEKKERGGEEDGAAGQRVLIEHCKSURVYGRNAEAVKAALLAAHPDLTVVLNPEKPRRNSFEITLVDGGKETTLWTGIKKGPPRKLKFPESEVVVAALKNALDTE, from the exons ATGGCTCCGAAGACAG GTCGCCGTGGAGTGAAGCGCAGGGCGGAGGAGGCAGCGGAGGAgagagtggaggtggaggagaagaaagagagaggaggagaggaggatggcgCAGCAGGCCAGAGAGTGCTCATTGAACACTG TAAGAGCTGACGAGTGTATGGGCGTAACGCCGAGGCGGTGAAAGCCGCCCTCCTGGCTGCCCACCCTGACCTGACCGTGGTCCTCAACCCTGAGAAGCCCCGCAGGAACAGCTTTGAGATCACTCTGGTGGACGGTGGGAAAG AAACAACCCTGTGGACTGGAATAAAAAAAGGTCCACCTCGCAAGTTAAAGTTCCCTGAAAGTgaggttgttgttgctgctctgAAGAACGCTCTGGACACAGAGTAG